In a genomic window of Zingiber officinale cultivar Zhangliang chromosome 9B, Zo_v1.1, whole genome shotgun sequence:
- the LOC122024908 gene encoding uncharacterized protein LOC122024908 — protein MASSSSSSSAAAGITVERNIPETRVKELGIKAWPKWGCPPGKFPLKYEAEETCYLLKGRVKAYVKGSSPDASAVEFGAGDLVVLSKGLSCIWDVAVAVDKHYKFDSS, from the exons atggcctcctcctcctcctcttcatccGCCGCCGCAGGGATCACCGTCGAAAGAAACATCCCGGAGACGCGTGTCAAAGAGCTCGGTATTAAGGCATGGCCCAA GTGGGGTTGTCCTCCGGGGAAGTTCCCCCTCAAGTACGAGGCCGAGGAGACGTGCTACCTCCTCAAGGGCCGGGTGAAGGCCTACGTCAAGGGCTCCTCGCCGGACGCCTCCGCCGTCGAGTTCGGTGCCGGTGATCTCGTCGTTTTATCCAAGGGCCTCAGCTGCATCTGGGACGTCGCCGTCGCCGTCGATAAGCACTACAAATTCGATTCCTCGTGA